From the genome of Chthoniobacterales bacterium:
CCGCGTCCGACGAGAAAGATGGCCGCCATGGATCGCCTCCGTCCCGCCCTTGATGCCGCCCTCCCGCTCCTGCGGGATATTCAGGCCGGCCTCGGTCGCCAGCCCACCGCCCCTCACGCCGCGGTCGAGCGGCTGCGCGCCATCCAGAGGCTGGCAAAGCCCGCCGCTCCGGCGCCCGGCGCGGCCCCGAAGGCGGAAGCCGGCGCCGCCCGGCCGGTTCCCGCCGCCGAGGCAACCTCGCCCAGGATCATTCCGACGCGTGACTGGACCCTCGACACCCTGCGCGCCGCCGCGCTGGCCTGCACCGAGTGCCCGCATCTCGTCCGCTCGCGCACGCATGTCGTCTTCGGTGTCGGCAATCCGAATGCCGAGCTGATGTTTGTCGGCGAGGCGCCCGGCGCGGATGAGGACGTGCAGGGCGAGCCATTCGTCGGCAAGGCCGGCCAGCTTCTCACGAAGATCATCCAGACGATGGGCTTCTCCCGCGACGAGGTTTACATCGGCAACGTCCTCAAGTGCCGGCCCGACATGCCACCCGGCGAGAGCGGGAATCGCAAGCCGAAGTCCGCCGAAATGGAGACCTGCCTTCCGTGGCTCGCGAAGCAGATCGAGCTCATCCAGCCGAAGGTGCTCGTCGCCCTTGGCGCCACTGCGGTCGAGGGCCTGCTCGGCGAGACGCGCCCGATGAACCAGCTCCGTGGCCGCTGGCTCGACTACCAGAGCATCCCGGTCATGGCGACCTATCACCCCGCCTACCTGCTCCGCAACCAGTCCCTCAGCGAGAAACGCAAGGTCTGGGAGGATATGCTCCTCGTGATGGAGCGCCTCGGCGCCCCGATCAGCGAGAAGCAGCGCGGCTTCTTCCTGAAATAAGTTGAAGGCCAAAAGTTGAATTTGAAGTCGCCAACGGCGGCGAAGCCGCGTCGCGTCACTTAAACTTCAACTTTCCTGCTTCAACTCGCGGTAGCGCGAAGCGCTAGCGCTTCGCGAGCCGGTAGAAGAGCACGCCGCCCAGCGCGAGGAAGATCACGTTCGGCACCCAGATCAGCACCTGCGGATACGCGTGCGGATTGTCGCGAAAGAACGTGTTCGCGATGATGATGAAGAAGTAATACGAGAACGCGATCACGAGGCTGAGCGCGAAGCCCACCGACGTCTCCTTGCGATGCGTCGTGATGCCCAGCGGCACGGCCACCAGCGCAAAGGCCAGGCAGGCCAGCGACGCCGAGAAGCGCCGGTTGAATTCCACGCTCGCCGCCAGCGGCTGTCCGCCCGCGCCTTCGTCCATGTATTTTTTCAGCTCCGGCAGCGTGTAGGCCTCCAGG
Proteins encoded in this window:
- a CDS encoding uracil-DNA glycosylase, coding for MDRLRPALDAALPLLRDIQAGLGRQPTAPHAAVERLRAIQRLAKPAAPAPGAAPKAEAGAARPVPAAEATSPRIIPTRDWTLDTLRAAALACTECPHLVRSRTHVVFGVGNPNAELMFVGEAPGADEDVQGEPFVGKAGQLLTKIIQTMGFSRDEVYIGNVLKCRPDMPPGESGNRKPKSAEMETCLPWLAKQIELIQPKVLVALGATAVEGLLGETRPMNQLRGRWLDYQSIPVMATYHPAYLLRNQSLSEKRKVWEDMLLVMERLGAPISEKQRGFFLK